A region from the Drosophila ananassae strain 14024-0371.13 chromosome 2L, ASM1763931v2, whole genome shotgun sequence genome encodes:
- the LOC6500806 gene encoding probable V-type proton ATPase subunit d 2, which translates to MSMYFNTEWGYLEAITRGFKNGMLKHSDYLNLVQCESLEDVMISIQGTDYGNIFTGDNQPSVDVIEVSLRDRLLQQYNYIRGHATEPLTTFLEYIRYPHMIDNVTLLIAGLNNRRSMKRLMKMCHPLGFFDSLAAIEVASNSAELFDMVLIDTPIAKFVAPELISQNLLSNDVEVVRATLYRYYLEHFYAYCMSLGGTTATVMADLLAFDADRRSITIAVNALQSDMRPDERMRMFPSCGHLPRVALHGMATAPDTERIREICNAFDPYGKMFDNIERDVDGMITLEDRFLMVEAKKNVQSYMQQFHFGVFYSFIRLKQLECRNIVWISECISQRQTERINAFIPIPLDW; encoded by the exons ATGTCGATGTACTTCAATACGGAATGGGGGTATTTGGAAGCTATAACGCGGGGGTTCAAGAACGGAATGCTCAAGCACTCCGACTATCTGAACCTGGTTCAATGCGAATCGCTAGAGGATGTCATGATCAGCATCCAGGGCACGGACTATGGCAACATCTTTACGGGCGATAACCAACCGAGCGTGGACGTCATTGAGGTGAGCCTAAGGGATCGCCTGCTTCAGCAATATAACTACATTCGGGGACATGCCACGGAGCCCCTGACTACGTTTTTGGAGTACATCCGATATCCGCACATGATTGATAATGTGACGCTATTGATAGCCGGTCTGAACAACCGGAGGTCTATGAAACGTCTGATGAAGATGTGCCATCCGCTGGGATTCTTTGATTCTTTGGCAGCCATCGAGGTAGCCTCCAACTCGGCAGAGCTCTTCGATATGGTTTTGATCGATACGCCCATCGCCAAATTTGTTGCTCCGGAACTGATCAGTCAGAATCTGCTATCCAACGATGTGGAGGTTGTCAGGGCCACCTTGTATCGGTACTACTTGGAACATTTCTACGCGTATTGCATGAGTCTGGGCGGTACAACCGCCACTGTGATGGCGGATCTGCTGGCCTTCGATGCGGACCGCAGGTCCATTACCATTGCCGTGAATGCGCTGCAAAGCGATATGAG ACCCGATGAACGCATGAGAATGTTCCCCAGCTGTGGGCATCTGCCCCGAGTGGCCTTACATGGAATGGCAACCGCTCCTGATACCGAAAGGATAAGGGAAATCTGCAATGCATTCGACCCCTACGGCAAGATGTTCGACAACATTGAAAGGGATGTAGACGGAATGATCACTCTGGAGGACCGCTTCCTCATGGTTGAAGCTAAGAAGAATGTGCAATCGTATATGCAGCAGTTTCATTTCGGGGTATTTTACTCCTTCATCAGACTTAAGCAGCTGGAATGCCGGAATATAGTCTGGATCAGTGAGTGCATCTCTCAGCGGCAGACGGAAAGGATAAATGCGTTTATTCCTATACCGCTGGATTGGTGA
- the LOC6500805 gene encoding uncharacterized protein LOC6500805, whose amino-acid sequence MLPKQRKNYPGEDAGKSEVESLCSRDLTHIEKASDVKESRTDTLLRRMQQLIIFPTVFFLCPVLIFFIFKFALLAPFVGFDDANAAIGSAVATVIVMHVLIAGYTLRLIFVQEFSRMETLEVWADWVPPQAQKPGPVLIVLLLMSYCSLIIGFPIATFFALKFVVLTSFEHMDADIISAICTVIAVHTAVGIYIYRAIYGKNSTAKGGKDNQ is encoded by the exons ATGTTGCCTAAGCAGCGTAAGAATTATCCTGGCGAGGATGCCGGCAAGAGTGAGGTGGAATCCCTTTGCTCTCGGGATCTGACCCACATCGAAAAGGCTTCGGATGTCAAG GAAAGTAGAACGGATACACTCTTGCGGCGAATGCAGCAGCTGATCATATTCCCGACAGTGTTCTTCTTATGTCCCGTTCTTATATTCTTTATCTTTAAGTTTGCGCTCTTGGCCCCGTTTGTTGGGTTTGATGACGCGAATGCCGCCATAGGATCGGCTGTGGCCACCGTCATTGTGATGCACGTCCTGATCGCAGGATACACTCTGCGGCTAATCTTTGTGCAAGAGTTTTCGCGCATGGAGACCCTGGAAGTGTGGGCCGATTGGGTGCCACCCCAGGCCCAGAAGCCCGGACCCGTCCTGATCGTCCTGCTGCTGATGTCCTACTGTTCTCTGATAATTGGCTTTCCCATTGCCACCTTTTTCGCCCTCAAGTTTGTGGTCCTGACCAGCTTCGAGCACATGGATGCGGACATCATTTCGGCCATTTGCACGGTGATTGCCGTCCATACGGCAGTTGGAATTTATATTTACAGAGCCATCTACGGCAAGAACTCGACGGCCAAGGGTGGCAAGGACAATCAATAG
- the LOC6500807 gene encoding RING finger protein unkempt isoform X1 produces the protein MEAGYSQKNLQNMADSSKLLLSSQQEKPNHYTYLKEFRVEQCTSFLQHKCNQHRPFVCFNWHFQNQRRRRPVRKRDGTFNYSADNYCTKYDETTGICPEGDECPFLHRTAGDTERRYHLRYYKTCMCVHDTDSRGYCVKNGLHCAFAHGIQDQRPPVYDIKELETLQNAEITLDSTNALNALDKERNLMNEDPKWQDTNYVLANYKTEPCKRPPRLCRQGYACPQYHNSKDKRRSPRKYKYRSTPCPNVKHGEEWGEPGNCEAGDNCQYCHTRTEQQFHPEIYKSTKCNDVQQAGYCPRSVFCAFAHVEPCSLEENSLSASLANTSLLTRSSAPINIPNTTLSNSINDFNSGGFAVNIPSSSLTYSPTNHANLFNVDAFNYGGSNKLSNSLSAATQNDSSLFFPSRIISPGFGDGLSISPSVRISELNTIRDDINSSSVGNSLFENTLNTAKNAFSLQSLQSQNNSDLGRITSELLTKNAQIHKLNGRYEDLACKLKIAELHRDKAKQEAQEWKERYDLAQIQLNLPAELRDLSIQKLKQLQSKLRTDLEEVDKVLYLENAKKCMKCEENNRTVTLEPCNHLSICNTCAGSVTECPYCQVPVMTTHT, from the exons ATGGAAGCAGGTTATTctcaaaaaaatttacaaaacaTGGCCGACTCGAGCAAGCTTCTGCTGTCATCGCAGCAGGAAAAACCCAACCATTACAC CTACCTGAAGGAGTTTCGCGTGGAGCAGTGCACGTCGTTCCTGCAGCACAAGTGTAATCAACACAGACCATTTGTCTGTTTCAATTGGCATTTTCAAAACCAGCGGCGTCGGAGGCCCGTGAGGAAGCGCGACGGTACCTTCAACTACAGCGCGGATAATTATTGCACCAAATACGACGAGACCACGGGCATCTGTCCCGAAGGCGATGA ATGCCCATTCCTGCACCGAACTGCTGGAGACACAGAGCGCCGGTACCATTTACGCTACTACAAAACATGCATGTGCGTCCACGACACGGACAGCCGCGGATACTGCGTCAAGAATGGACTCCACTGCGCCTTCGCCCACGGCATCCAGGACCAGCGCCCACCGGTCTACGATATCAAAGAGCTGGAGACCCTGCAGAACGCCGAGATCACCCTGGACAGCACCAATGCTCTCAATGCCCTCGACAAAGAGCGCAACCTAATGAACGAGGACCCCAAGTGGCAGGACACCAACTATGTGCTGGCCAACTACAAGACAGAGCCGTGCAAGCGCCCGCCGCGCCTCTGCCGCCAGGGATATGCCTGTCCCCAGTATCACAACAGCAAGGACAAGCGCCGTTCGCCTAGGAAATACAAGTACAG GTCCACTCCATGCCCCAATGTTAAGCACGGCGAGGAGTGGGGCGAACCGGGCAACTGCGAGGCCGGCGACAACTGCCAGTACTGCCACACACGCACCGAGCAGCAATTCCATCCGGAAATCTACAAGTCGACCAAGTGCAACGACGTCCAGCAGGCCGGCTACTGTCCACGCAGTGTCTTCTGCGCCTTTGCCCATGTAGAAC CTTGCTCATTGGAAGAGAACTCATTGTCGGCGAGTCTGGCCAATACTAGCTTATTAACACGTTCCTCGGCGCCAATTAACATTCCTAATACGACTCTAAGTAACTCAATTAACG ATTTCAACTCAGGTGGCTTCGCCGTCAACATTCCTAGCAGCTCGCTCACCTACAGTCCAACCAATCACGCCAATCTCTTCAACGTGGACGCTTTTAACTATGGGGGTTCCAATAAGCTCAGCAACTCCCTTTCGGCCGCCACCCAAAACGACAGCAGCCTCTTCTTTCCATCGCGCATTATTTCACCAGGCTTTGGCGATGGTCTGTCCATCAGCCCCTCGGTCAGGATATCCGAGTTGAACACCATACGCGACGATATCAACAGCAGCTCTGTGGGCAACAGTTTGTTTGAGAACACTTTAAATACGGCCAAAAACGCTTTTAGCCTCCAGTCACTGCAGTCGCAGAACAACAGTGACCTGGGACGTATCACCAGCGAACTCCTGACCAAAAATGCCCAGATCCACAAGCTGAACGGGCGCTACGAGGACCTCGCTTGCAAACTGAAGATTGCCGAGCTACATCGCGACAAGGCCAAGCAGGAGGCGCAGGAGTGGAAGGAGCGCTACGATCTAGCTCAGATTCAGCTGAATCTGCCCGCCGAGCTAAGGGACTTGTCCATACAAAAACTGAAGCAATTGCAG TCAAAGCTGCGCACTGATTTGGAGGAAGTCGATAAAGTATTATATTTAGAGAATGCCAAGAAGTGTATGAAGTGTGAGGAGAACAACCGCACTGTCACCCTGGAGCCGTGCAATCACCTGTCCATCTGCAATACCTGCGCTGGCTCCGTAACCGAGTGTCCCTACTGTCAGGTGCCGGTGATGACCACCCACACCTAG
- the LOC6500807 gene encoding RING finger protein unkempt isoform X2: MEAGYSQKNLQNMADSSKLLLSSQQEKPNHYTYLKEFRVEQCTSFLQHKCNQHRPFVCFNWHFQNQRRRRPVRKRDGTFNYSADNYCTKYDETTGICPEGDECPFLHRTAGDTERRYHLRYYKTCMCVHDTDSRGYCVKNGLHCAFAHGIQDQRPPVYDIKELETLQNAEITLDSTNALNALDKERNLMNEDPKWQDTNYVLANYKTEPCKRPPRLCRQGYACPQYHNSKDKRRSPRKYKYRSTPCPNVKHGEEWGEPGNCEAGDNCQYCHTRTEQQFHPEIYKSTKCNDVQQAGYCPRSVFCAFAHVEPCSVTEESWDQELSLSEFISNALPDLKASDAHHLGDNLKIDCNSTNKMLVDALGNTTNSSKFLSFSRPVDSRSACSLEENSLSASLANTSLLTRSSAPINIPNTTLSNSINDFNSGGFAVNIPSSSLTYSPTNHANLFNVDAFNYGGSNKLSNSLSAATQNDSSLFFPSRIISPGFGDGLSISPSVRISELNTIRDDINSSSVGNSLFENTLNTAKNAFSLQSLQSQNNSDLGRITSELLTKNAQIHKLNGRYEDLACKLKIAELHRDKAKQEAQEWKERYDLAQIQLNLPAELRDLSIQKLKQLQSKLRTDLEEVDKVLYLENAKKCMKCEENNRTVTLEPCNHLSICNTCAGSVTECPYCQVPVMTTHT; the protein is encoded by the exons ATGGAAGCAGGTTATTctcaaaaaaatttacaaaacaTGGCCGACTCGAGCAAGCTTCTGCTGTCATCGCAGCAGGAAAAACCCAACCATTACAC CTACCTGAAGGAGTTTCGCGTGGAGCAGTGCACGTCGTTCCTGCAGCACAAGTGTAATCAACACAGACCATTTGTCTGTTTCAATTGGCATTTTCAAAACCAGCGGCGTCGGAGGCCCGTGAGGAAGCGCGACGGTACCTTCAACTACAGCGCGGATAATTATTGCACCAAATACGACGAGACCACGGGCATCTGTCCCGAAGGCGATGA ATGCCCATTCCTGCACCGAACTGCTGGAGACACAGAGCGCCGGTACCATTTACGCTACTACAAAACATGCATGTGCGTCCACGACACGGACAGCCGCGGATACTGCGTCAAGAATGGACTCCACTGCGCCTTCGCCCACGGCATCCAGGACCAGCGCCCACCGGTCTACGATATCAAAGAGCTGGAGACCCTGCAGAACGCCGAGATCACCCTGGACAGCACCAATGCTCTCAATGCCCTCGACAAAGAGCGCAACCTAATGAACGAGGACCCCAAGTGGCAGGACACCAACTATGTGCTGGCCAACTACAAGACAGAGCCGTGCAAGCGCCCGCCGCGCCTCTGCCGCCAGGGATATGCCTGTCCCCAGTATCACAACAGCAAGGACAAGCGCCGTTCGCCTAGGAAATACAAGTACAG GTCCACTCCATGCCCCAATGTTAAGCACGGCGAGGAGTGGGGCGAACCGGGCAACTGCGAGGCCGGCGACAACTGCCAGTACTGCCACACACGCACCGAGCAGCAATTCCATCCGGAAATCTACAAGTCGACCAAGTGCAACGACGTCCAGCAGGCCGGCTACTGTCCACGCAGTGTCTTCTGCGCCTTTGCCCATGTAGAAC CTTGTAGTGTGACAGAAGAGTCCTGGGATCAGGAGCTCTCGCTAAGCGAGTTTATTTCCAATGCTTTGCCCGATCTAAAGGCCTCGGATGCGCATCATTTGGGTGACAAT ttgaaaattgatTGTAATAGTACCAATAAAATGTTGGTAGATGCTTTGGGAAACACAACAAATTCCagcaaatttttaagtttctcACGACCCGTGGACAGTCGTT CAGCTTGCTCATTGGAAGAGAACTCATTGTCGGCGAGTCTGGCCAATACTAGCTTATTAACACGTTCCTCGGCGCCAATTAACATTCCTAATACGACTCTAAGTAACTCAATTAACG ATTTCAACTCAGGTGGCTTCGCCGTCAACATTCCTAGCAGCTCGCTCACCTACAGTCCAACCAATCACGCCAATCTCTTCAACGTGGACGCTTTTAACTATGGGGGTTCCAATAAGCTCAGCAACTCCCTTTCGGCCGCCACCCAAAACGACAGCAGCCTCTTCTTTCCATCGCGCATTATTTCACCAGGCTTTGGCGATGGTCTGTCCATCAGCCCCTCGGTCAGGATATCCGAGTTGAACACCATACGCGACGATATCAACAGCAGCTCTGTGGGCAACAGTTTGTTTGAGAACACTTTAAATACGGCCAAAAACGCTTTTAGCCTCCAGTCACTGCAGTCGCAGAACAACAGTGACCTGGGACGTATCACCAGCGAACTCCTGACCAAAAATGCCCAGATCCACAAGCTGAACGGGCGCTACGAGGACCTCGCTTGCAAACTGAAGATTGCCGAGCTACATCGCGACAAGGCCAAGCAGGAGGCGCAGGAGTGGAAGGAGCGCTACGATCTAGCTCAGATTCAGCTGAATCTGCCCGCCGAGCTAAGGGACTTGTCCATACAAAAACTGAAGCAATTGCAG TCAAAGCTGCGCACTGATTTGGAGGAAGTCGATAAAGTATTATATTTAGAGAATGCCAAGAAGTGTATGAAGTGTGAGGAGAACAACCGCACTGTCACCCTGGAGCCGTGCAATCACCTGTCCATCTGCAATACCTGCGCTGGCTCCGTAACCGAGTGTCCCTACTGTCAGGTGCCGGTGATGACCACCCACACCTAG